A stretch of Babesia bigemina genome assembly Bbig001, chromosome : III DNA encodes these proteins:
- a CDS encoding histone-like transcription factor domain containing protein, putative → MTPICGNVSGDGYDHTDPMLAARSYEELLISASKAPGEAYENTIKSASSPDLSKRRDNLSSSFTYVSVEHAQGSQAHDAINARAVNDNVENTDIAANTMVSYSYTSDAPRKYSVQNLDTMRPEGTPSGSFRKSDSTARSSAYMSRPAATSCNDTQIPFSYEPTAYASHSGVEYDSGSQGDVSFAAFERRDVENDLTLPIANIGRVMKSVLPATAKIAKQAKDVIRDCVIEFILFVSSEASDICTHERRKTLSADDILVAMSSLGFGHYNDALRCYQAKIKEREPATMFDF, encoded by the exons ATGACACCAATTTGTGGGAATGTATCTGGCGACGGTTATGATCACACTGATCCTATGCTAGCTGCACGAAGTTACGAGGAATTGTTGATTTCTGCATCCAAGGCACCAGGTGAAGCATACGAAAATACAATAAAATCAGCATCCTCGCCTGACTTATCCAAGCGCCGAGACAACCTCTCATCCAGTTTTACATATGTTTCAGTTGAACATGCTCAAGGGTCACAGGCACACGACGCAATAAATGCTAGGGCAGTTAATGACAATGTGGAGAACACTGACATCGCCGCGAATACAATGGTTTCATACTCATACACCTCGGATGCCCCTAGAAAATATTCGGTACAGAATTTGGACACTATGCGACCAGAAGGAACGCCGAGTGGTTCATTTCGTAAGAGTGACTCAACGGCACGAAGCAGCGCATACATGTCGCGCCCAGCGGCTACTTCCTGTAATGACACTCAAATTCCTTTCTCATACGAACCTACTGCATATGCCAGCCACTCAGGTGTAGAGTATGACTCAGGATCTCAGGGAGATGTGTCATTTGCCGCATTTGAACGCCGCGATGTGGAGAACGATCTTACGTTGCCTATCGCAAATATCGGTCGCGTCATGAAAAGTGTATTACCCGCGACAGCCAAGATAGCCAAACAAGCAAAAGATGTAATAAGGGACTGTGTCATAGAGTTTATCCTTTTTGTTTCGTCTGAG GCGAGTGACATTTGCACCCATGAGCGGCGCAAAACGCTCAGTGCTGATGATATTTTGGTGGCAATGAGCTCGTTGGGTTTTGGCCATTATAATGATGCACTGCGCTGTTATCAGGCAAAGATTAAGGAGAGAGAGCCTGCCACGATGTTTGATTTTTAG
- a CDS encoding 40S ribosomal protein S5, putative, translating to MTADVALFRKWPYDSVSLSDLSLVDCIAIQGKARVFTPHTAGRYQKKRFRKTLCPIVERLVNSMMMHGRYLKNDDINSSNELFKRCNRFSPLSDFKLSNNGKKLKAIRIVMHAFEIIHLMTDQNPIQVFVDAVKNGGPREDSTRIGSAGVVRRQAVDVSPLRRVNQAIYLICTGARNAAFRNIKTIAECLADEIMNCAKESPSSYAIKKKDEIERVAKANR from the exons ATGACTGCTGATGTGGCTTTGTTCCGCAAGTGGCCCTACGACAGCGTTAGCCTGTCTGACCTCTCCTTG GTCGACTGCATCGCTATCCAAGGGAAGGCGCGAGTATTTACGCCGCATACCGCCGGAAGGTATCAGAAGAAGCGCTTCAGGAAAACCCTCTGTCCTATTGTGGAACGCCTCGTCAActcgatgatgatgcacgGCAGGTAT TTGAAAAATGATGATATCAATAGTTCAAATGAGCTTTTCAAGCGATGCAATAGATTTTCGCCCCTATCTGATTTCAAACTATC GAACAATGGCAAGAAGCTCAAGGCCATTAGGATTGTCATGCATGCCTTTGAAATCATCCATCTTATGACCGACCAGAACCCCATTCAGGTCTTCGTAGATGCGGTCAAAAATGGTGGACCCAGGGAAGACTCCACCAGGATCGGCTCAGCCGGTGTCGTGCGCAGACAGGCTGTCGACGTGTCCCCACTCAGGAGAGTCAACCAGGCCATATACCTTATTTGCACGGGTGCGAGAAATGCGGCATTTAGAAACATTAAGACCATCGCTGAGTGCCTTGCTGACGAAATCATGAACTGTGCCAAAGAGTCCCCCAGCTCGTATGCCATCAAAAAGAAAGATGAAATAGAGCGTGTTGCCAAGGCCAACCGTTAA
- a CDS encoding protein kinase domain containing protein, putative, translated as MKSGFLISDDPAVSKLSVTKSGNDATLGKRKYRFEDFELERNIGCGNFSQIWHVTLKARPQESYALKIVNVQERNAMLLLNSPGHPNVIRMIDTFRDNDNVYLLYEYAKGGELWEEIKNVGVQDKYVSRVMVGQLLNGIEYIHNRGIVHRDLKCENVVIDGGVLKIIDFGTSKFVEQRDVMEQNDEAYNECRDATSRSIIEKNEMRGNNGSISLHRGAMMRKKFKHYVGTPNFMPPEAISNISSDYAGDLWSFGCTIYQLLLGFNCFTGSSNYFIYKRIKINQIGFPANFDPDAMDLIKQLLRTNPQERLSLAKVREHKFFTAIRDLVPPVVSLETLKTVDTELRRACNEAQELIYNLTVKRENATEVDHKEIKDAISCIEQHDVPGISDAINFNYVRTQEQLALEIDEANLYMAERLPNDR; from the exons ATGAAGTCTGGATTCCTAATATCGGATGACCCAGCGGTCTCCAAACTTTCTGTAACAAAATCAGGAAATGATGCAACACTTGGGAAAAGAAAGTATCGGTTTGAGGATTTTGAATTGGAACGCAATATTGGGTGCGGAAACTTTTCCCAGATATGGCACGTAACTCTAAAAGCGCGCCCTCAGGAATCCTATGCGCTTAAGATTGTGAACGTG CAAGAAAGAAATGCCATGCTTTTGCTCAATAGCCCAGGACATCCAAACGTTATTCGTATGATTGACACTTTCAGAGATAACGATAATGTATATTTGTTGTACGAATACGCTAAAGGAGGGGAGTTGTGGGAAGAAATCAAGAATGTTGGTGTCCAAGATAAATACGTTTCTCGTGTCATGGTAGGACAGCTATTGAATGGCATAGAGTACATCCACAATCGTGGCATTGTTCATCGCGACTTGAAATGTGAAAATGTCGTAATAGATGGCGGGGTTCTAAAAATTATTGACTTTGGTACGTCGAAGTTTGTAGAGCAGCGGGATGTAATGGAGCAAAATGACGAGGCCTATAACGAATGTAGGGATGCCACATCAAGAAGTATTATAGAAAAAAATGAAATGCGCGGGAATAATGGGTCCATCTCATTGCACAGAGGTGCCATGATGAGAAAAAAATTTAAGCACTACGTGGGAACGCCAAATTTCATGCCCCCGGAAGCAATATCTAATATCTCATCAGATTATGCAGGCGATTTATGGTCATTTGGTTGTACCATATATCAGTTGTTGCTTGGATTTAATTGCTTCACTGGTTCGTCGAACTATTTCATCTACAAGAGGATCAAAATTAACCAAATAGGATTCCCTGCTAATTTCGATCCAGATGCCATGGACCTTATCAAACAACTACTACGTACCAATCCGCAGGAACGCTTAAGCTTGGCAAAGGTTAGGGAACATAAATTCTTCACGGCGATACGTGACTTAGTACCCCCTGTTGTCTCCTTGGAAACACTCAAAACGGTGGACACAGAGTTGCGGCGCGCATGTAACGAAGCACAAGAGTTAATATATAATTTAACTGTGAAACGTGAGAATGCGACAGAAGTTGACCATAAGGAAATCAAAGACGCCATAAGTTGTATAGAACAACACGATGTGCCAGGAATATCGGATGCTATCAATTTTAATTACGTACGTACACAGGAGCAACTGGCGTTGGAAATTGATGAAGCTAACCTCTACATGGCAGAACGATTACCAAATGATCGCTAA
- a CDS encoding GPI-anchor transamidase: MLFQVIALSMLQIARCKEYLGGSIATIGPDTFGMMPQYHKLLADNSFNYHGGFKNSTYAAAKKDIRQMEVKMLSKYKEVNAILLSTSRFYYNYRHVGNLVDVASALYKLGLLPRQQLLSLAPETCLCHPTNTFPGRVYVEKSVDITDYKDEVSNDVTNNFLEHMYIPFRSSGLRLDSLRFLMTQRFPSKYPQSSRLATKYRVEVDGVHADLDLPTQFVYMTGHGGDRYFQFQAKDVLSANEIELYMTEFFIKHPNVHTLMISDTCQASTLFEGLSNQDPMVWVASSPRGVSSYSYNANSQLTVSPVGKFTYYVAGFLCSVAKGIKERKDRAAVSRFSFNQLKRHMERHCPEEMSVFHANASIMGATSADTGQFTPTINDTTSSKPDVRKIYLGEFLFNYRVSYFNTYSWPLMLYSMAGDVVALKGQMYEAFNLNTAEALSINRHRLYTKMGENGLFVRTVIESSGLSIVLALLLCVLAIILATLRDPVTVGNLFVWQ; the protein is encoded by the exons ATGTTATTCCAGGTTATAGCGCTCTCTATGTTGCAAATAGCAAGATGTAAGGAATACTTAGGAGGTAGTATTGCCACTATAGGACCGGACACGTTCGGGATGATGCCCCAATATCATAAGTTGCTTGCAGATAATTCGTTTAACTACCATGGCGGATTCAAAAATTCAACATATGCCGCAGCCAAAAAGGATATTAGGCAAATGGAGGTGAAAATGCTTTCAAAATATAAGGAGGTTAACGCAATCCTTTTGTCTACATCTAGATTTTACTATAATTATAGGCACGTGGGCAACTTGGTTGACGTAGCGTCAGCCCTGTACAAGTTGGGGCTGCTTCCgaggcagcagctgctgtccTTAGCTCCCGAAACGTGTTTGTGTCACCCTACAAATACATTTCCTGGTCGTGTTTACGTTGAAAAAAGCGTAGATATAACGGATTACAAGGATGAGGTTTCGAACGACGTAACGAATAATTTCCTGGAGCACATGTACATTCCGTTCCGATCCTCGGGGCTAAGATTAGACAGTTTGCGCTTCTTGATGACTCAGCGTTTCCCAAGCAAATACCCTCAAAGTTCTCGATTAGCAACGAAGTACCGGGTGGAGGTTGATGGTGTGCATGCGGATTTGGATTTACCAACTCAATTCGTATATATGACAGGGCATGGCGGAGACCGCTATTTCCAATTCCAAGCCAAGGATGTACTTTCTGCAAATGAAATAGAGTTGTACATGACGGAATTTTTTATCAAGCATCCCAATGTACATACCCTTATGATTTCAGATACTTGCCAGGCATCGACGCTGTTTGAAGGGTTATCAAACCAGGATCCTATGGTTTGGGTGGCGTCATCACCTAGAGGCGTTAGCAGTTATAGCTACAATGCTAATTCGCAATTGACGGTCTCACCGGTGGGCAAGTTCACGTACTATGTCGCAGGATTTCTCTGTAGTGTGGCAAAGGGAATAAAGGAGCGTAAAGACAGAGCAGCTGTTTCGAGATTTTCTTTCAACCAACTAAAGAGACATATGGAACGTCATTGCCCAGAAGAGATGTCCGTTTTTCACGCGAATGCGAGCATAATGGGTGCGACTTCTGCCGATACCGGGCAATTCACACCTACTATTAATGATACAACAAGCAGTAAACCAG ATGTGCGGAAAATATATCTCGGAGAGTTCCTATTCAATTATCGCGTGTCATACTTCAACACGTATAGTTGGCCTTTAATGTTATACTCAATGGCCGGGGACGTTGTAGCATTGAAGGGACAAATGTACGAAGCGTTCAACTTGAACACTGCTGAGGCATTGAGCATCAACAGACACAGACTGTACACGAAAATGGGTGAGAACGGACTTTTCGTTAGGACGGTGATAGAATCGTCGGGATTGAGCATAGTATTAGCCCTTTTGCTTTGCGTATTGGCTATAATTTTAGCCACTTTAAGGGATCCAGTGACGGTCGGAAACCTGTTCGTCTGGCAGTGA
- a CDS encoding Protein mrp homolog: MYWKVRDIIAVHGCKGGVGKSTVAAGLALSLKNHGCTVGICDLDICGPNLAYILGADDSYVKWRRVELEDGAIKYDSHVPTTSIQAQKVSNAAENVRVSHDNDGFPTMAFERVEPITTSLLEPKVVHGIKLMSFAFIKSKQELGYAAFRGPVLDQIASELLLKTDWGELDYLILDLPPGTGDVIISILEEVTLSGLVAVSTPHGLG, translated from the exons ATGTATTGGAAGGTTCGCGATATCATTGCCGTTCATGGCTGCAAGGGCGGCGTAGGCAAGTCAACGGTAGCTGCCGGTTTAGCCCTCAGCTTAAAAAATCATGGCTGTACAGTAGGCATATGCGATCTTGATATATGTGGCCCCAACCTAGCGTATATCCTCGGCGCCGACGATTCTTACGTGAAATGGAGGCGAGTCGAATTGGAAGACGGGGCCATTAAATATGACTCTCATGTTCCAACTACTTCAATTCAGGCACAGAAGGTTTCCAATGCAGCCGAAAACGTAAGAGTGTCGCATGACAATGATGGGTTCCCTACAATGGCCTTCGAAAGGGTTGAACCAATCACTACTAGTCTTTTAGAGCCCAAAGTGGTGCACGGCATCAAGTTGATGTCTTTTGCCTTCATCAAGTCTAAACAAGAACTA GGGTATGCGGCCTTTAGGGGTCCAGTACTTGACCAAATTGCTTCCGAGTTGCTTCTAAAGACAGATTGGGGCGAGTTGGATTATCTCATCCTTGATCTCCCCCCCGGAACTGGTGATGTAATCATATCCATTCTGGAGGAAGTTACGCTTTCTGGGTTGGTTGCGGTCTCAACTCCGCACGGTCTGGGGTAA